Proteins encoded within one genomic window of Amycolatopsis nigrescens CSC17Ta-90:
- a CDS encoding S8 family peptidase, giving the protein MAGLGVAAAVAALTTLGGVGTASAEGTVLGAGQPGAIKDSYIVALKDGATADQVTGRSGGVVQRVFSAALHGYSAKMTESQARRVAADPAVAYVEQNGVLRASTDQLNPPSWGQDRVDQRDLPLDSKYSYNSTASNVTAYIIDTGILTTHTDFGGRASSGYDFVDNDSNATDCNGHGTHVAGTVGGTAHGLAKEAKLVAVRVLDCGGSGSYEGVIAGIDWVTQNAAKPAVANMSLGGGASTAVDNAVRRSITAGITYGLAAGNDNGASACNSSPARTQEAITVASTTNTDARSSFSNIGTCVDIFAPGSSIKSAWIGGNSATNTISGTSMATPHVVGAAALYLAANPSATPQQVRDALVNNGTKNKVTNPGSGSPNVLLYTGTAGNEPEPTPCGTVSNAGVLPIPDAGEAVTSGVTVAGCARSASATTKAEVHIKHTYRGDLVIDLVAPDGTAYRLQNASSDSADNVDTTYEVNASGEAANGTWLLKVQDVYRVDTGSLTSWSLTV; this is encoded by the coding sequence ATGGCCGGTCTCGGCGTGGCCGCGGCGGTGGCAGCACTGACCACCCTTGGCGGCGTCGGCACGGCGTCGGCGGAGGGCACCGTGCTCGGTGCCGGGCAGCCCGGCGCCATCAAGGACAGTTACATAGTCGCGCTGAAGGACGGTGCCACCGCCGACCAGGTCACCGGCCGTTCCGGTGGAGTGGTGCAGCGGGTGTTCTCGGCCGCCCTGCACGGCTACTCGGCGAAGATGACCGAGTCGCAGGCGCGCCGGGTGGCCGCAGATCCCGCGGTGGCCTACGTGGAGCAGAACGGTGTGCTGCGGGCCAGCACCGACCAGCTGAACCCGCCGTCCTGGGGGCAGGACCGGGTGGACCAGCGTGACCTTCCGCTGGACAGCAAGTACAGCTACAACAGCACGGCGTCGAATGTGACCGCGTACATCATCGACACCGGCATCCTCACCACGCACACCGATTTCGGCGGCAGGGCGTCCTCCGGCTACGACTTCGTGGACAACGACTCGAACGCGACCGACTGCAACGGCCACGGCACGCATGTGGCCGGCACTGTCGGCGGCACCGCGCACGGCCTCGCCAAGGAGGCCAAGCTGGTCGCCGTGCGCGTGCTCGACTGCGGTGGCTCCGGCAGCTACGAGGGCGTGATCGCCGGTATTGACTGGGTCACCCAGAACGCGGCCAAGCCTGCGGTGGCGAACATGAGCCTCGGCGGCGGCGCCTCCACCGCGGTGGACAACGCGGTGCGGCGCTCGATCACGGCCGGGATCACCTACGGCCTCGCGGCGGGCAACGACAACGGCGCCAGCGCCTGCAACTCGTCGCCGGCGAGGACCCAGGAGGCGATCACGGTCGCGTCGACGACGAACACCGACGCACGTTCCAGCTTCTCGAACATCGGGACCTGTGTGGACATTTTCGCGCCGGGCAGCAGCATCAAGTCGGCGTGGATCGGCGGCAACAGCGCCACCAACACGATCAGCGGCACGTCGATGGCGACTCCGCACGTGGTCGGTGCGGCGGCGCTGTACCTGGCCGCGAACCCGTCCGCGACGCCGCAGCAGGTCCGCGACGCGCTGGTGAACAACGGCACCAAGAACAAGGTGACCAACCCCGGCAGCGGCTCGCCGAACGTGCTGCTCTACACCGGAACCGCGGGCAACGAGCCGGAGCCGACGCCGTGCGGCACGGTCAGCAACGCCGGTGTGCTGCCCATCCCGGACGCGGGCGAAGCGGTGACCAGCGGCGTGACCGTGGCCGGCTGTGCCCGCAGTGCCTCGGCCACCACCAAGGCCGAGGTGCACATCAAGCACACCTACCGCGGCGACCTGGTGATCGACCTGGTCGCGCCGGACGGCACCGCATACCGGCTGCAGAACGCCAGCAGCGATTCGGCGGACAATGTGGACACCACCTATGAGGTGAACGCGTCCGGCGAGGCAGCCAACGGCACCTGGCTGCTGAAGGTGCAGGACGTCTACCGCGTGGACACCGGCAGCCTCACCAGCTGGTCCCTTACCGTCTGA
- a CDS encoding YbaB/EbfC family nucleoid-associated protein, with product MAELSDVERMVDDWERNAVEKSERYARMQHEVEQIAITESVAGGAVSVTVGSNGIPTGVAMTEAVRSMSPDEISANVLRAMQKAQAKYPERLQEIVAGTVGDDETTRHIVSTAAANFPPAPEEEAEPPAREAPGRQLQVETEADEEPEPPRRPAPPTPPPAPRRRPGGDDGDDDGDDDFGDQTFLRRD from the coding sequence GTGGCCGAGTTGTCGGACGTCGAGCGCATGGTGGACGACTGGGAGCGCAACGCGGTGGAGAAGTCCGAACGCTACGCGCGGATGCAGCACGAGGTGGAGCAGATCGCCATCACCGAGTCGGTGGCAGGCGGCGCGGTGAGCGTGACGGTGGGTAGCAACGGGATTCCGACCGGTGTCGCGATGACCGAGGCCGTGCGGTCGATGAGCCCGGACGAGATCTCCGCGAACGTGCTGCGCGCCATGCAGAAGGCGCAGGCCAAGTACCCCGAGCGGCTGCAGGAGATCGTGGCCGGCACGGTCGGCGACGACGAGACCACCCGGCACATCGTGTCCACCGCGGCGGCCAACTTCCCGCCGGCGCCGGAGGAGGAGGCCGAGCCACCGGCACGGGAGGCACCAGGGCGGCAGCTTCAGGTGGAGACCGAGGCCGACGAAGAGCCGGAGCCGCCGCGCCGCCCCGCTCCGCCGACACCCCCGCCTGCGCCGAGGCGCCGGCCCGGCGGCGATGACGGTGACGATGACGGAGATGACGACTTCGGGGACCAGACGTTCCTGCGGCGCGACTGA
- a CDS encoding DUF3558 domain-containing protein, with amino-acid sequence MTRYRTPIVVGLALVGTVLTGCSEGNVGGTPIPETTGTASTPSNSAPANGAPKVKEPLPATVLNGAPCDTALTAADVNEFIGTSAAGQPGENELGPKCYWSDAQGSGAGFTVFYQIKAKGGLGPAYQNVKPRAARWEELAAIQGYPAVGYLPAGAEGSRASGCQVVVGISDDLAFSVAMTLGDGARNKGVDPCTAGRDVADRVLTNIKGRA; translated from the coding sequence GTGACCCGCTACCGCACGCCGATCGTGGTGGGCCTCGCATTAGTCGGCACCGTGCTCACCGGATGTTCGGAAGGGAACGTGGGCGGAACGCCTATTCCTGAAACTACGGGCACCGCGAGCACTCCCAGCAACAGCGCACCGGCAAACGGCGCGCCGAAGGTCAAAGAACCACTGCCGGCAACGGTACTCAACGGCGCACCTTGCGACACAGCGCTCACCGCCGCGGACGTCAACGAGTTCATCGGGACATCAGCGGCGGGCCAACCGGGAGAAAACGAGCTAGGCCCCAAGTGTTATTGGTCAGATGCCCAGGGAAGCGGAGCCGGCTTCACGGTCTTTTACCAAATCAAGGCCAAGGGTGGCTTGGGCCCGGCCTACCAGAACGTCAAACCCAGGGCTGCGCGCTGGGAAGAACTGGCCGCCATCCAAGGTTATCCGGCCGTTGGCTACCTGCCCGCGGGCGCGGAAGGCAGTCGCGCAAGCGGCTGTCAGGTCGTAGTCGGCATCAGTGACGACCTTGCCTTCTCAGTGGCCATGACCCTCGGCGACGGCGCACGCAACAAGGGAGTCGACCCCTGTACCGCTGGTCGAGATGTAGCTGATCGAGTGCTGACGAACATCAAGGGCAGGGCCTGA
- a CDS encoding ESX secretion-associated protein EspG yields the protein MHQRTILVPKLAFLTAWEWEGHGRPPAVIGMNDLYLQPETKRQLEDKVLDVLTNLGLAAGGMLTREFRDTIAVLAKGGRRFTGWAGNIETGETGGILVSVHEQQAARLLRDDKVLRIDPIPPDRAAESLVDALPGFPPAAFNPVTIEKSSYSPQRKRSETFDFNQPTGYGRPDPAEQIRNLMSAKRSGSHQFYAATGDRRSAPLTVLDLTGRGRVLTFQTERPGAPATIHCLPGSRQNLLEKLHSLA from the coding sequence GTGCATCAGCGAACGATCCTGGTACCGAAGCTCGCCTTCCTGACCGCCTGGGAATGGGAAGGCCACGGCCGACCGCCCGCGGTCATCGGCATGAACGACCTGTACCTGCAGCCGGAGACCAAGCGGCAGCTCGAGGACAAGGTGCTGGACGTGCTCACCAACCTCGGCCTCGCCGCGGGCGGGATGCTGACCAGGGAGTTCCGCGACACCATCGCCGTGCTGGCCAAGGGCGGCCGCCGGTTCACCGGCTGGGCCGGCAACATCGAGACCGGCGAGACCGGTGGCATCCTGGTCTCCGTGCACGAACAGCAGGCGGCCCGGCTGCTGCGCGACGACAAGGTGCTCCGGATCGACCCGATCCCGCCGGACCGCGCCGCCGAGTCCCTTGTGGACGCACTGCCCGGCTTCCCGCCCGCCGCGTTCAACCCGGTCACCATCGAGAAGTCGAGCTACTCACCGCAGCGGAAGCGGTCCGAGACCTTCGACTTCAACCAGCCGACGGGGTACGGCCGCCCGGACCCGGCCGAGCAGATCCGCAACCTGATGTCGGCAAAGCGCTCCGGCTCGCACCAGTTCTACGCCGCCACCGGCGACCGGCGCAGCGCGCCGCTGACGGTGCTGGACCTCACCGGCCGCGGCCGGGTGCTGACCTTCCAGACCGAGCGCCCCGGCGCGCCGGCGACCATCCACTGCCTGCCCGGCTCGCGGCAGAACCTGCTGGAGAAACTGCACTCGCTCGCCTGA
- a CDS encoding multifunctional oxoglutarate decarboxylase/oxoglutarate dehydrogenase thiamine pyrophosphate-binding subunit/dihydrolipoyllysine-residue succinyltransferase subunit, producing MSSSSPASQFGPNEWLVEEMYDQFLADPSSVDAAWHDFFADFKPTQDAQAKADNARQAVSSTDAESNGSRNGQATAPSAKTQQNAESAAKQASAPTPAAAPDKPAPAPAPAKPAVKTETTSKPAAKPAEQPESKQLRGAAAAIAKNMDASLSVPTATSVRAVPAKLMADNRIVINNHLKRTRGGKISFTHLIGYAMIRALRDYPNMNRHYKLIDGKPFAITPEHVNFGLAIDMKNKDGSRTLVVASVKNTENMTFLQFWQAYEDIVKKARNNKLTADDFAGTTISLTNPGGIGTNHSVPRLQAGQGAIIGVGAMQYPAHFEGTSESTLVELGVSKIMTLTSTYDHRIIQGAESGEFLKRIHELLLGEDRFYDDVFTSLRLPYEPIRWVEDIPEGPVAKTARVIELIDAFRMRGHLMADTDPLNYRQRRHEDLDVRSHGLTLWDLDREFPVGGFAGQERMKLRDILGVLRNSYCRTVGIEYTHILDPDERRWIQDRVEVPHEKPEASVQKYILSKLNAAEAFETFLQTKYVGQKRFSLEGGETTIPLLDTVLDKAAEYELDEVVIGMPHRGRLNVLANIVGKPISQIFQEFEGNLDPGQAHGSGDVKYHLGAEGKYFRMFGDGETKVSLTANPSHLETVDPILEGIVRAKQDLLDKGGEGFTVLPVLLHGDAAFAGQGVVAETLNLALLRGYRTGGTVHLIVNNQVGFTTAPENSRSSQYATDVAKMIAAPVFHVNGDDPEAAHWVAKLAMDYRQAFNKDVVIDMICYRRRGHNEGDDPSMTQPAMYDIIDTKRSVRKTYTESLIGRGDISVDEAEAALRDFSSQLEHVFNEVRELEKHPAKASPSVEEEQQVPAKVPTAVSREVVERIGDAFINVPEGFSPHPRVKPVMERRHKMSREGGIDWAFGELLAFGSLAIEGKLVRLSGQDSRRGTFTQRHSVLIDRKTGQEYSPLQNLADEQGRVMVYDSALSEYAAVGFEYGYSVANSDALVMWEAQFGDFVNGAQTVIDEYISSGEAKWGQLSDVVLLLPHGHEGQGPDHTSGRIERFLQLCAEGSMTVSVPSTPANYFHLLRRHALDGVNRPLVVFTPKRLLRDKAVKSEVAEFTDQSKFLSVIDDADVDPAKARKVLLTSGKMYWELVAERAKQEIDDIAIVRIEQYYPLPKKKLLAALERYPNSKEVMWVQEEPENQGAWPFFGLNLPRKFPDALGRLQVVARRPMAAPSAGSSKVHEVEQKAIITKAFS from the coding sequence GTGTCCAGCAGCAGCCCTGCGTCACAGTTCGGCCCCAACGAGTGGCTGGTCGAGGAGATGTACGACCAGTTCCTGGCCGATCCCTCTTCAGTAGACGCCGCATGGCATGACTTCTTCGCGGACTTCAAGCCCACCCAGGACGCACAGGCCAAGGCCGACAACGCACGCCAAGCCGTGTCGTCGACCGACGCCGAGTCCAACGGCAGCCGGAACGGCCAGGCCACGGCGCCGTCCGCGAAGACCCAGCAGAACGCCGAGTCCGCGGCGAAGCAGGCGTCCGCCCCGACGCCGGCAGCCGCCCCGGACAAGCCGGCCCCCGCCCCGGCGCCGGCCAAGCCCGCAGTGAAGACCGAGACGACCAGCAAGCCCGCGGCCAAGCCGGCCGAGCAACCGGAGAGCAAGCAGCTGCGCGGCGCGGCGGCCGCGATCGCGAAGAACATGGACGCGTCGCTGTCCGTGCCCACCGCGACCAGCGTGCGCGCGGTTCCGGCCAAGCTGATGGCCGACAACCGCATCGTGATCAACAACCACCTCAAGCGCACCCGCGGTGGCAAGATCTCCTTCACCCACCTCATCGGCTACGCGATGATCCGGGCGCTGCGGGACTACCCGAACATGAACCGGCACTACAAGTTGATCGACGGCAAGCCGTTCGCGATCACGCCGGAACACGTGAACTTCGGGCTCGCCATCGACATGAAGAACAAGGATGGCTCGCGCACGCTGGTCGTGGCTTCGGTGAAGAACACCGAGAACATGACCTTCCTGCAGTTCTGGCAGGCGTACGAGGACATCGTCAAGAAGGCCCGCAACAACAAGCTGACCGCGGACGACTTCGCCGGCACCACCATCTCGCTGACCAACCCCGGCGGCATCGGCACCAACCACTCGGTGCCGCGGCTGCAGGCCGGCCAGGGCGCGATCATCGGCGTCGGCGCCATGCAGTACCCGGCGCACTTCGAGGGCACCAGCGAAAGCACCCTGGTCGAGCTGGGCGTGAGCAAGATCATGACGCTCACCTCGACCTACGACCACCGGATCATCCAGGGCGCCGAGTCGGGCGAGTTCCTCAAGCGCATCCACGAGCTGCTGCTCGGCGAAGACCGCTTCTACGACGACGTCTTCACCTCGCTGCGGCTGCCGTACGAGCCGATCCGCTGGGTCGAGGACATCCCCGAAGGCCCGGTCGCCAAGACCGCGCGGGTGATCGAGCTGATCGACGCGTTCCGGATGCGCGGCCACCTGATGGCCGACACCGACCCGCTGAACTACCGGCAGCGCCGGCACGAGGACCTGGACGTCCGCTCGCACGGGCTGACCCTGTGGGACCTCGACCGCGAGTTCCCGGTCGGCGGGTTCGCCGGCCAGGAGCGGATGAAGCTGCGCGACATCCTCGGCGTGCTGCGCAACTCCTACTGCCGCACGGTCGGCATCGAGTACACCCACATCCTGGACCCGGACGAGCGCCGATGGATCCAGGACAGGGTGGAGGTGCCGCACGAGAAGCCGGAAGCGTCGGTCCAGAAGTACATCCTGTCCAAGCTGAACGCGGCCGAAGCCTTCGAGACCTTCCTGCAGACCAAGTACGTCGGGCAGAAGCGGTTCTCCCTGGAAGGCGGCGAGACCACCATCCCGCTGCTGGACACCGTGCTGGACAAGGCCGCCGAGTACGAGCTGGACGAGGTCGTCATCGGCATGCCGCACCGGGGCAGGCTGAACGTGCTGGCCAACATCGTCGGCAAGCCGATCTCGCAGATCTTCCAGGAGTTCGAGGGCAACCTCGACCCCGGCCAGGCGCACGGTTCCGGTGACGTGAAGTACCACCTCGGTGCCGAGGGCAAGTACTTCCGGATGTTCGGCGACGGCGAGACGAAGGTGTCGCTGACCGCGAACCCGTCGCACCTGGAGACCGTCGACCCGATCCTGGAAGGCATCGTCCGGGCCAAGCAGGACCTGCTGGACAAGGGCGGCGAGGGGTTCACCGTGCTGCCCGTGCTGCTGCACGGCGACGCCGCGTTCGCCGGCCAGGGCGTGGTGGCCGAGACGCTGAACCTCGCCCTGCTGCGCGGGTACCGCACCGGCGGCACCGTGCACCTGATCGTCAACAACCAGGTCGGCTTCACCACCGCGCCGGAGAACTCGCGCTCGTCGCAGTACGCCACCGACGTGGCCAAGATGATCGCGGCGCCGGTCTTCCACGTGAACGGTGACGACCCGGAGGCCGCGCACTGGGTTGCCAAGCTGGCCATGGACTACCGGCAGGCGTTCAACAAGGACGTCGTGATCGACATGATCTGCTACCGGCGCCGCGGCCACAACGAGGGCGACGACCCCTCGATGACCCAGCCCGCGATGTACGACATCATCGACACCAAGCGCTCGGTCCGGAAGACCTACACCGAATCGCTGATCGGCCGCGGTGACATCTCGGTGGACGAGGCGGAAGCCGCGCTGCGCGACTTCTCCAGCCAGCTCGAGCACGTCTTCAACGAGGTTCGCGAGCTGGAGAAGCACCCGGCGAAGGCCAGCCCCTCGGTCGAGGAGGAGCAGCAGGTGCCGGCGAAGGTGCCGACGGCGGTCTCCCGCGAGGTCGTGGAGCGGATCGGCGACGCGTTCATCAACGTGCCGGAGGGCTTCAGCCCGCACCCGCGGGTCAAGCCGGTGATGGAGCGGCGGCACAAGATGTCCCGCGAAGGCGGCATCGACTGGGCGTTCGGCGAGCTGCTGGCGTTCGGTTCGCTGGCCATCGAAGGCAAGCTGGTGCGGCTGTCCGGCCAGGACTCGCGGCGCGGCACGTTCACCCAGCGGCACTCGGTGCTGATCGACCGCAAGACCGGCCAGGAGTACTCGCCGCTGCAGAACCTGGCGGACGAGCAGGGCCGCGTGATGGTCTACGACTCGGCGCTGTCCGAGTACGCGGCGGTCGGTTTCGAGTACGGCTACTCGGTGGCGAACTCGGACGCGCTGGTGATGTGGGAAGCGCAGTTCGGTGACTTCGTCAACGGCGCGCAGACCGTGATCGACGAGTACATCTCCTCCGGTGAGGCCAAGTGGGGCCAGCTCTCCGACGTCGTGCTGCTGCTGCCGCACGGCCACGAGGGCCAGGGCCCGGACCACACTTCGGGCCGGATCGAGCGGTTCCTGCAGCTGTGCGCCGAGGGTTCGATGACCGTGTCGGTGCCGTCCACCCCGGCGAACTACTTCCACCTGCTGCGCCGGCACGCGCTGGACGGGGTGAACCGCCCGCTGGTGGTGTTCACCCCCAAGCGGCTGCTGCGCGACAAGGCGGTCAAGTCGGAGGTCGCGGAGTTCACCGACCAGTCGAAGTTCCTCTCGGTGATCGACGACGCGGACGTGGACCCGGCCAAGGCCAGGAAGGTGCTGCTGACCTCCGGGAAGATGTACTGGGAGCTGGTCGCCGAGCGGGCGAAGCAGGAGATCGACGACATCGCGATCGTCCGGATCGAGCAGTACTACCCGCTGCCGAAGAAGAAGCTGCTGGCCGCACTGGAGCGCTACCCGAACTCCAAGGAGGTGATGTGGGTGCAGGAGGAGCCGGAGAACCAGGGTGCCTGGCCGTTCTTCGGGCTGAACCTGCCCCGCAAGTTCCCGGACGCACTCGGCCGCCTCCAGGTGGTCGCCCGCCGCCCGATGGCCGCTCCCTCGGCCGGTTCGTCCAAGGTGCACGAGGTGGAGCAGAAGGCGATCATCACCAAGGCCTTCAGCTGA
- a CDS encoding type VII secretion target, with product MPDGGYEVLQDELGTHAGKVDALAERLGTAVGAAQQVSMDNSAFGVICQPFALLLDPFEQMGVQALQKAQESVKDTAGKVRDAVTTYEGKEDETIQTLKTTGGALDA from the coding sequence ATGCCAGATGGTGGTTACGAAGTCCTCCAGGACGAACTGGGGACGCATGCCGGCAAGGTGGACGCGCTGGCCGAGCGGCTCGGCACGGCGGTCGGCGCCGCGCAGCAGGTGAGCATGGACAACAGCGCGTTCGGGGTGATCTGCCAGCCGTTCGCGCTGCTGCTGGACCCCTTCGAGCAGATGGGCGTGCAGGCGTTGCAGAAGGCGCAGGAGTCGGTCAAGGACACCGCCGGCAAGGTGCGCGACGCGGTCACCACCTACGAGGGCAAAGAGGACGAGACCATCCAGACCCTGAAGACGACCGGCGGTGCGCTCGATGCCTGA